The following proteins come from a genomic window of Candidatus Eremiobacterota bacterium:
- a CDS encoding DUF892 family protein, producing the protein MNEFGTTSDQSVRFDSAPVVDETAGNEQHSIQTYVSDMLALERHIAQPLKRQLDMQDTAKYGGALTVISQLQSLCASHVTALEQCLEQLGGHAASPVKSAWSSLLGAGAAAIDSARKTKVSKNLRDDYTALSLASISYTMLYATSAGLGDATVGDLAKRHLADYARIVMQINQVIPDVVLQELRDDGETVQTGAAELIRQTTNEVWKTQADVTH; encoded by the coding sequence ATGAACGAATTCGGGACGACCTCCGACCAATCGGTCCGATTTGATTCGGCGCCCGTCGTGGACGAAACCGCCGGCAACGAGCAGCACTCGATTCAAACGTACGTGAGCGACATGCTCGCGCTCGAGCGCCACATAGCGCAGCCGCTCAAGCGCCAGCTCGACATGCAGGACACCGCGAAGTACGGCGGCGCGCTGACGGTGATCTCGCAGCTGCAAAGCCTGTGCGCCTCGCACGTCACGGCGCTCGAGCAGTGCCTGGAGCAGCTCGGCGGACACGCAGCCAGCCCGGTGAAATCAGCCTGGAGCAGCCTGCTCGGCGCCGGCGCCGCGGCGATCGACAGCGCCCGCAAGACCAAGGTCTCGAAGAACCTGCGCGACGACTACACCGCGCTGAGCCTCGCCTCGATCAGCTATACGATGCTGTACGCGACGAGCGCCGGTCTGGGCGACGCGACGGTCGGCGACCTGGCGAAGCGGCACCTCGCCGACTATGCGCGCATCGTCATGCAGATCAACCAAGTGATCCCGGACGTGGTCCTCCAAGAGCTCCGCGACGACGGCGAAACCGTCCAAACCGGCGCCGCCGAACTGATCCGCCAAACGACCAACGAGGTCTGGAAAACCCAGGCGGACGTAACGCACTAA